In the Vanacampus margaritifer isolate UIUO_Vmar chromosome 9, RoL_Vmar_1.0, whole genome shotgun sequence genome, TGGCAGCTGCGTAGGCTCGCTGACATTTCCACTGGAGCTACTTCCAGTATGGGCAGCGGGGGTGTTGCCGCACTCCTGTCAGAGTCACAGGAGAGCGTCCACGCACTAAAATCACAACATCACGCCTGGCTGGCACACAACAACATACACGCACGCGCATGTGTAGTTTTaatgccaacacacacacactcggaaGTGAGAGCTAAAATGCGCCACCTTGTTGTTTTCGCCCCCCTCCTCTGACTGGCGGGAAAAGACAGCAGCGTGCACACGCAGGACACACTTGGCAACAAGGGATAAAATTAGCGCAAAGTGCACACTAGCAATGCTGCGTGGCGCTAACAGGCCCACGCGGCGTAGCCGTGACAATCCGGTATAAAAGCGACGCAGGCTACTTACCTAACAACCCCGAAAAAGCAGCGAGAGCGTCCCGGAGCAAACTGCGTTTAAGACGCGGGAGGTTAAGGTGTTGCTGTCCGGATCCTTTTCCCGCCTCCGTCGTACCGTGCAGTACCGCCACCTCCGCCCACCCGTGTGACGACTGACTTCTCCCCGCGCGTGAATGACGTGGCGTGGATCAGACGAGTAAAAAGGTTATAAAAACACAGCTTCTACGGAGCGAGCTTCGGTACATTGGCGGGAGTGTTTTCATAATCATACAGTAGGCAGTTCTCAGTCCGTCGTTAGGGGGCGCGCTGGTTGCTCTCAGCTGTAGtgtcgatttttttatttttttggttactTCCCGGGCTGAAAAAGTTGCGTCGTTTCCCGCCAGTCAGAATGCGTCTAGTTGTGTCCCACGGGCCTTGAACTCATCACTACCTTGTGTATGTGTGCGGGGCGAGGATGAGGAAGAAGGTGAGCAGTGAATACAACTGCATTGGCCTTCATAAGAGAGTACGAGACGAAAACTTTTGAGCTCAAGGGCCACATTGGATTTTTAAAACGGACAAAttggaaaaaatttaaaaaatatatttaagtatttaactttaaatatGTTAGGCCAGCAGTCCAGAATAATGATGAGTGAGTGCCAAAAGGAGGtaaaaagaaaggaagacaAACCGTTTGGAACAAGTGGAGTAAATGTgataaatgtgataaaagagcCTCTGCTAGGAAGGATGAAGGTAAAGGTTTTTACGACAAAGGTGAGGTCAGCCATGATGTACGGCTTAGCGGCAGCGTTGGAGGTGGTGGAAATGAAGATGTTCAGATTCTCTTTAGGAGTGACTCGGTTAGATAGGATTAGAAATGAGCTCATCGGAGGGAGGGAGAGTGCGTACTGTAcatttgaagaaagaaaaaaaaatgaagaaagatgATGAGGATGGAGCTACAAGacaagagagggagagagagaagagaaggTTGATAGCTGTAGCAAGGGATTTCATGAGGGCAGTTGGTGACTCATGACTCATTCATTTTAGTAATACATACCAATATTAGTAAActacctcacagttctgaggttttaGGTTCGAATCTATACTCGGCATGGACTTTGACTCATGAATTTTTAGTAATAACTCAAAGTAAACACAGTCAAGTGGTTAACACGTCTGGCTCACAGTCAAGATGTCCTAAATAGATAATCTGTCCCAATGTCTGTCGAAATCAAAGCCGTTATTTACTGTTAAGACACATTTTTATGATCTACACAATGAGCCTTTCAGTCTAAACTTTAATGATAAAGGCGTAATGTGAAGGTTTTCCTGACCTGTGTCGCAATAAAGAGTCAAtccttcattttcattcatactTACTATGGTCAAATTCCGACTTGAACAGGCCCAACGGTAAAGCAAAACCCAAATCATCAGTTTAACTAGTGCTGTGCAACAATTTTTCTTCGGGGATCAATAAAGCCTATCTTCTTTTGAGTAATACGATGCAATTATTGTTGATAATCATAAAAGTAAGTAATCAGAGCCGAAAGCCTTCCCGATCCCCGGGCAGACAACAGGACATTAATCGCTCAATTGTTATCACTGATGGTGATATTGTGCTCTTGTGGGGGGGATATGTATTAATTTGATGACTGCAAAAGATGCCGACTCGGGGCTCTGGTATCTGGGACAGTTTTCCCtgcttggcctggttggtaatCAAGCTTTTGCATAGAGGATTAACTAACGCTTCAGGAGGCCCtggagcaacattttttttaatgctttatctTCATCCGTCGCCTCCCACCTTTTGTGCTTGTGCTTGCTACGCTTTCGGTTCGTGTACACTGACCCCAAAACATCCAGCACACAACAATGTGTAAATTACTTATGGAATGTTAACCTTTTAAAAGAAGATCAGTGCACATTTGTTCAGCTTTAACCATGTATAACAGTATagtggctataaaaagtctacacaccttgGATTTACTTTGTATCGAAGAAGATGGCTCTTCACAGAATGTTCTTCAGGCTTCGGCAAACGGTAAGCTTAGAAGCAAGATTTTATAATGCATAATGTTCAAATGCTAGGTTTTaatgatatgaaaaaaaatgataaccCTGATTAACCCATATTAAttttcagctgttctagtatgcttttcctgacattatttttgctttcGAGCAGAAGCTTGAAGATTTTGTAATAACTTTGACCCAAGGCTCATGATGCACTTGGATCCAAAATAATCCAATTTAGGTCAAAAAGAACCCCCtatttggtcaatttgacccaactttttgggttgttaagCGCCCCAATTTTTGGGGATGTAGCAAGCTGCCTGCAAGCATAAACGCAATGATGGAGCATGCTGCATCATTTGACCGCAGCCAGGAAGTCatgtgacattaaaaaaaggcagaGTAAAGAGGAAGGGGAGCAATTAACAAGGGAAGACAAATTACGACTCATAAAAGCATAAGGATTTGGGAAGAAAGCCAAAAAAGTAAGCAAGTAGTGTCTTGCAGCAAGATGGGTAGATTATGTACAGTATCATACGGGCCATATGGAGCAGCCATGGGCAAGTGGTTTCAAGTACACTCCTGCAGGCAAAGGATGATAATGAAGATGATTTTTAAGTCAGGCATATAAGGGTAGTGCCCTGCTAATTTAAATATAGAATAAAGTAAAATTGTGGAATGTGGAAATCCAGGTCAAGCAGAAGCTATATAGTAGTAGCACACAAAGAGCACATGactatgaaattattattattattttttaaaggcatgtaaagaataagcggttaagaaaatggatggataaatgtggTAGTTACTTGATTACTCAAAGAAGTTGCTGGGAGGGTGGGGGCTGGTGTTTGTGTTTGCCTTGCAcctcaaaaacattttcattgttgggCACTCGCTTGTTTCACTTGCATGCTCTGAGTTATGCTTTTGCTAGTAATGTAAAAACAAGCAGCTGGGTGCATGAAACAGTGCCACACCTAAAACGAGGCAATTACACCACGGCAAGAAATATGCTGTAGAACTATGTCCGTCATTTTTTATCTTTGGGGTGTTTTCAAGAAAGCAAGCCACAGACATGTTATTACGTAAGACAGCTGGGAattgtaaacaacaacaaacaaaaacatcacgTCTCCTTTAAATAAAGTTGGCTGATACTGAAAATATTCTTCTTAGATCTATCTTATCTAGACACTagccaaacaaaacattttctcacTCCAGTACTTTTGAGAAATGTATTGAATTGCACATTAAGAAGAGTCATTAAACTCCATTTTACTGTTGTTTTGCCTGGGAGTCGTGCAACCTGATTGGCGGTTGTGAAACGTCACTTCCTGTCAGGCAGGCTGCGTGATGGCGGCGCCCATGACGTGTATGGCACATTGACTTCTACCGCAGTCGTGCGTGCGGTTTATCCTCCACGTTGTCCTGGAATGTAAACCTTAGGATAGCGTTTTATAAACAATAATTCAAGACCGGGCGTGTTGGTAAATGTATCTGTATGTTTGTAATTGCTGAAGTAATAGCGTCTGTAATTTACTAGCCTGTTAGCCAGCTAGCTGAGACGTGTTTACATAAGGTGACAGGACAGTGccgaaaaaaaagacttattaAGCACAATTGGGTAAAACGCTTGGATTTACTTTGTATCGAAGAAGATGGCTCTTCACAGAATGTTCTTCAGGCTTCGGCAAACGGTAAGCTTAGAAGCAAGATTTTATAATGCATAAATCTTCAATTTACGCAGTCAGagatccatccatcaatttcaccgatctgtccatccatccttctATATCTCTATTTTCACTCACAATGCATTAATATACAGTAACATAGTAGGACCCCGtgttaggggaaaaaaagatgcagcGGTTTTATTCCTTAGGGCAATTTATCATTGTAAGCCACGGTAAAGTTATGTACTGTCTGTTTAAGCATAACACTGTCCTTAAATATTAGACATGTAAAAACTGCACccaaaaattgtacaaaaaatatgttaCATAGATTTTATGTAAATGAATGTTTAACACAAACtttaaaagattaaatgcaaaagttaaatatacttgcaaagaaaaaaaattctacatgaATGTCAAACTCATTAAAACAACGTTTAACAGGAGAATCAGTTGTCTAGCTATGTAATGTTtctgtatttatattttcttgtagGTGACACATGTTCGGTGGCTTCACACAAGTGGATCAGGCCAGCAGCAGGAGGCCTTGGTAGTTGAGCCAGAAGCAGAGCCTTTCTCAGTCTTTCGAACACAGGAGAATGATCCAGTAAGTAAAGCTGCTCCTCATCCACATATCAGCATGAATGTGTGGTCTACAGTAAGTGTAACATCATTTGTTGTGtgaatttgcatgtttttgattcGTTCACGAATTTCTGCCCCATTTTAGGCTTGTCAGTCAGAGAAGCACATTGGACAGTTTTACACTATGCCGTCTGCACACATCCGCACCCTCTTCCCTCATGGCCTCCCTCGACGATATCAAAAGCAGGTTGGTTCCACATCCACACAATTATCTGCTTGAtgatttctttcttcttctttttttttaccagtatATTTTAACTGAGAGCTTATTGCGTGCAGCTGAAGACGTTTAACGAAGCGGCCGTGATGGTGAGGCAACCCGCCCTGGAGGTCATCTCCTACCTGAAGGAAACGGATACAAGCAAACCCATACAGCGATATATGTTCTGTATCCTTGACAAATTCATCACACAGTCTGAAAGACAATACGCAACAAAAGACTGTCTACATCCGTATATGAACCTTATTGATTTGTTCAGATGGATTACGGGGCAGCGGCAAGACATTGTCTCTCTGTCACGCCGTCCACTTTTGCTACACGCAGGGATGGTTGGTGCTGCATATACCTGATGGTgagatttttaaagaaaaatgcatttgcgTAGGCATGGACATTCTAATCATTACTTGATGTTTGTATTATGATTTTAAAGTTGATTATTGCCTTGAATAAGTGCTTATAAAATAATGCCATAAAGTGCCAATGAAAAATATCGAAGTTTGCAGTGTTGGAACAATGCTAACATTCTTCCAGATTCAATTGAATACCAATCATGGTAATGCAGATTTAGGGGATTCAGAGTTATAGAGGATATTTCAAATACCAGCAATAGAAATTGACAGTATTGTGGTGATCGTTCTTTAATATAGTTTGGATCACTCTGTTGACAATTtttacaagggaaaaaaaatctcaaattggATGGCTGTCTCTTGAAAATGTACTATTATTTTCCTGcagacttttaaaaaatctcaaatatacaattttttctATCCAAAAAATATACTACAGTTttatctaaaatattttttttaaaaaatccctaGTAAATTAAAACTTTAGTTGTGAAGATATGCAATTTTCTCCAaaataaacttcttttttttaatcctctgcctcagggatgtgatttttccgctaattcgcggaattccgctttttttatctccacccaaaaaaaaaaaatccgaattttttttttttttagtagttcattgtgtatgcacatcactccgacagataacatcttctgctataacaaagacatttgtggtatgctctaatatgagttacttttcatttggtcatgatacaattatttgttcatgaaatttgaacccctcaacattatttatgtgttaacttagtaatcacattagttagatatgatgatattctcagtgatagtttttaaaagcaaaggcagtccaatgtttttgaatgtgactgattttgagttgactaaaactgccattttatatgggatagttcaatatacattgaaaatttatgctgttgttttgtctatttctttgtcatgtgagtgcattgaaagtacttaaaaacacggaaaacccatgagctggacctagctgggtgccagcggcccccagacccccggctaaattttcagataatttcactttggtcaaatcacatccctgtctgcctataattattattatttttcttttcgggGTGGCCTTACCAATGCTTTTTACTTAAAGTTATCTATGTCACAACTGCTCTGGTATATATTCTTCTTCATATGACCCTTGCATGAAAACATGATTTCATAACATTCAGAGAAAAATATATAGCAAGTCATCGATTGATTACCAATCAAGTAagcgttttttaaatattttctccaCGTAGCTCACAGCTGGGTGAAGAATTGCAAGGAGCTGATCCCTTCGTCCTTCAACAACTCTCGCATCGACCAGCCTTTACAAGCCACCGAGTGGTTGCGCAACTTCAAAATCACCAACGAACCTTTCCTGTCCAAGGTAAAAGCGAAATGTTACGTTACGTAGCTGCGTGATCGAATAAGTCTGCATTCGCATCAAGCAGTAACTAACAAGGCACATCCAGACAGTAAATTGAGGCTTCATCGCGTCGTCACAGCGGGTCGGGTTACATGCCGGAGCTCATAAAGCAGCAGGCGCTTGCCGGCAGCTGCAAGGCACGATGGgcttaattatttaatgagacATTAATGCAAGTCATTATGCTTTGGCACGTTATAATCTGCTTGGCTGAATTAAAATATAATCATCGGCGTGCAGACAATGAGATCTTTCTGTCagaaatataaaatgtacagtTGGACAGCACAGGAATACTCGGCACGCACTTCCGTTAGGTCAATTGTGATATCTAATTGAATTCAATACAGGAGCAGTGTCAAAAATTCTACCTTTAAAATGTTCGGTCTTGATTAAGGTGCACAGTGCGTGTTATTCTTGACGTTTAGACTTAAAattgtgtattatttttatttcgtaatgcatgaataattaaaaaaaattatatctggAAATTACATAGTCATGATATTTGTGTTAGAGActgtcatatttgtttttctttttaaattaggtttgagGATATGACTCATTTTTCACATTGGacttttactgcaaatgtaaaaaaaacaaacaatgaaaatagCTTATTGCATTCTGCTTTTGCTGCTAAAAGATTCCATTTTCCTTTAACTctctaaatgtatattttaaatgtattttttaagctAAAAAGCAAAGAAggcatgtttgttgtttttcaacgGAAACTGAAATTCTTAGAAAAGTTGCTGAATGCTTTTCAAGGGATAGCAatagttgttttgtttcaaaaaagCTACTGTAACTACACAAAAGTCTTATTGCGCAAGTCTAGTCACATTAAAACATAATCAACTTTTTACTCTTTCGTCTGCAGATAAAGACAAAGCAGCGCTATGTGTGGACCAAGCGAGAGCTCACAGAGGAGGGAAGCACTCTTGGCGAGCTGGTGGATCAGGTTGTTATTTTTCAGCCTCGGACTTTTTTTCATCACGTCACTGCTTGAACTCATCCCATGCATGAAACCCTTTATAAAAGAAGTACAATGAACCCccatttatttttggagatacgCTTCAGCCACGTGAAAATTCATGATAAGATCATATAAATTCCTTTTTGTATAGTTTAACCTTAAAAATTCAGCACGTACGTACTACCATTTAAGGTGCGTCTGATTAACCCTGAATAAAGTTCatatgttctagtaggctttttatgactttttttctagtCCTATTTTACAGCACAAGCCATGGTTTGCAGAGAGCTTCCACAGCAttggttctaaaaaaaaaaaaaaaagtatcagtaAGGAGAACCACATTCTCAGTGatggcagtattttatttaaaaatggcctggtcagaaccatcaaaaagccaaaaacgggtcacaataccacCTAGGGGTGcatagatttaaaaatatatatatattattttttttcccccccactgtaGCTGTGGATTGTTGTACTCAAATGCTGCGTGTTTCCATGTCAGGGTATCACTCGTGTGAAGAGCAGCAGCGACGTGGTGGGAGCGCTGATGAAGGAGCTGAAGCAGCAGAGCGGCCAGCCGGGCTGCGACTTCCGCCTGCTCGTAGCCGTGGACGCCGTCAACGCCCTGTGGGGCAAGTCCAGTATGAAAAAGGAGGACAAAAGCCCAGTTGAGTAAAACCCAGCCAATTTTCACGCCATCTTTGCAGTCGCGTACGTTCTGACATGTTTGCGTTTGCCACCAGGTGGATCCAGATGAGCTCACGCTGGTATATAACCTGAGGAAGCTGATGAGGAACGACTGGGTGAGAAGACGTGTGGCTTCATTAtatttccccctctttttcaCCTGTGACTAACTTTTTGGTTTCAGACGGGAGGCGCCGTCATCACCACTCTGTCACAAACTGGAGCTGTGTACCCGCCCAAATCGTACCTGCCTCAGGAGCTGCTGGGAGAGGTCAGAGCTGGCTAGTCTGATTCTTTGCTAACTTGAAACACAGCAGATGAACACAAGGTTTTATCGAAGTCTAATAGCCCGGCGGCAGAAGCAGCAGGCACCCGCCTCATGTTCTGCCAGCCTCTGTAGCACGGTGCCGGCTGTGCCATTGCGCCGCggcagcacacacacaatgaatgAGTTGATTAGCACGctgtgctaagtgcagtgtgaaaaggccttacTGTAACACGCACATGTGGGCTTGAACTACACATCTTTTTCGGTATCGAGGAGTACTAGGGCCACAATTAAAAGGAGAGAGAAACAATACTGTGAAAATAGTTGTATATTTCTAAGACTATATAATAGATCTGATGAAGTTGATATTTTTATGAGACTTATGTTGAAATATTCACAGAAAATAGGCACAATATTTAGAACCATACTATTCTGATTATTCTATTCAATAGAGTCATGATATGAGAAAAATTGTATAAATGTATGAGAATAA is a window encoding:
- the dap3 gene encoding small ribosomal subunit protein mS29 isoform X3, with the translated sequence MRKKVTHVRWLHTSGSGQQQEALVVEPEAEPFSVFRTQENDPACQSEKHIGQFYTMPSAHIRTLFPHGLPRRYQKQLKTFNEAAVMVRQPALEVISYLKETDTSKPIQRYMFYGLRGSGKTLSLCHAVHFCYTQGWLVLHIPDAHSWVKNCKELIPSSFNNSRIDQPLQATEWLRNFKITNEPFLSKIKTKQRYVWTKRELTEEGSTLGELVDQGITRVKSSSDVVGALMKELKQQSGQPGCDFRLLVAVDAVNALWGKSSMKKEDKSPVDPDELTLVYNLRKLMRNDWTGGAVITTLSQTGAVYPPKSYLPQELLGERGFDNMDPFIPVSVPFYSEKEFESCHLYYMDRNWLQHPMSRTEEGKKELIFMTNRCPGLMDRICAFL
- the dap3 gene encoding small ribosomal subunit protein mS29 isoform X2 codes for the protein MALHRMFFRLRQTVTHVRWLHTSGSGQQQEALVVEPEAEPFSVFRTQENDPACQSEKHIGQFYTMPSAHIRTLFPHGLPRRYQKQLKTFNEAAVMVRQPALEVISYLKETDTSKPIQRYMFYGLRGSGKTLSLCHAVHFCYTQGWLVLHIPDAHSWVKNCKELIPSSFNNSRIDQPLQATEWLRNFKITNEPFLSKIKTKQRYVWTKRELTEEGSTLGELVDQGITRVKSSSDVVGALMKELKQQSGQPGCDFRLLVAVDAVNALWGKSSMKKEDKSPVDPDELTLVYNLRKLMRNDWTGGAVITTLSQTGAVYPPKSYLPQELLGERGFDNMDPFIPVSVPFYSEKEFESCHLYYMDRNWLQHPMSRTEEGKKELIFMTNRCPGLMDRICAFL